From the genome of Candidozyma auris chromosome 2, complete sequence, one region includes:
- the ZSF1 gene encoding Zsf1p — MTTFQTNFCFGQLPEKKHRSFNPQVASAPFNASANNDFGSSPSSNSSSQEDLLPDLWSEPAQKQLRPDFVGSHNPLVGAPMNMPVASPTTTPFGAQAQHQQQYLYNAPNTAFAPGALVGGQATSVQQAPRTNPNPLLSQVQQTSMMREASLEYAQSLLPHSLLAPLTEENLDLNSQRSSSLSYSHLHMSPADELLNFEQQQAQKQAAPRPQARSLDMDLKSKKSSTSSISSLSSDNEHHHHCHKSRHTSVSSTHSGSPKQKNINTQLYKTELCVSYMKMGVCPYGSKCQFAHGEDDLKTVERPANWRSKPCANWAKFGSCRYGKRCCFKHGD; from the coding sequence ATGACCACGTTCCAGACAAACTTCTGCTTCGGCCAGCTTCCGGAGAAAAAACACCGCTCTTTCAACCCCCAGGTGGCCTCGGCTCCTTTCAACGCCTCTGCAAATAATGACTTTGGTTCTTCTCCTTCGTCCAACTCATCTTCTCAGGAGGACTTGTTGCCTGACTTGTGGCTGGAGCCAGCTCAGAAACAACTCCGTCCCGATTTCGTAGGCTCCCACAACCCTCTTGTGGGTGCCCCCATGAACATGCCTGTGGCGAGCCCTACTACTACGCCTTTTGGTGCTCAGGcccagcaccagcagcagtaCTTGTACAATGCTCCAAATACAGCATTTGCGCCAGGTGCTTTGGTTGGTGGACAGGCCACGTCTGTTCAGCAGGCCCCAAGAACAAATCCTAATCCTTTGCTTTCGCAGGTTCAGCAGACATCCATGATGAGAGAGGCGTCGCTTGAGTACGCCCagtctcttcttcctcattcGCTATTGGCGCCTCTTACCGAGGAGAACTTGGACTTGAACTCTCAGAGATCGCTGAGTCTCAGCTACAGCCACCTCCACATGTCTCCTGCTGATGAGTTGCTCAActttgagcagcagcaggctCAGAAACAGGCTGCTCCCCGCCCCCAGGCTCGCTCTTTGGACATGGACTTAAAGAGCAAGAAATCATCCACTTCTTCTATCTCGCTGTTGTCCTCTGACAATgaacatcatcaccattgCCATAAGCTGAGACACACTTCTGTATCTTCGACTCACTCTGGCTCACCGAAGCAAAAGAACATCAATACCCAGTTGTACAAGACTGAGTTGTGTGTCTCGTACATGAAGATGGGGGTGTGTCCATATGGCAGCAAGTGCCAGTTTGCTCATGGTGAGGATGATTTGAAGACTGTCGAAAGACCAGCTAACTGGAGATCAAAGCCCTGTGCCAACTGGGCCAAGTTTGGCTCCTGTCGCTATGGAAAGAGATGCTGCTTCAAGCACGGAGACTAA
- the GCN1 gene encoding Gcn1p, which produces MAPSEAQNALTIDDLRENASSILSDSLTSRRVPALKLINRYLTSKDDLSLVQDKPLVQTLTMLVLKSYNYYQDAASRTEAALVLENLAQLDEDYAKAAIKYINAIALKSANLALTGLVSLLTWSCMLVVVEGQRQSAELSKALTNLAILLENCVEASLEGGKSKSTHKKRVLEASLAQTKNTLIQIFTRNSPDAVDQFVKNTISDSTISPSAATLFLAVLAEALHDLQSSHPAYIAHLKESESSSSITNFFAEKVVLAKTGPSAFAISYFTKWYLDEISTRDEFVKKILPNLEKAILRSSEIGFCHLMCPIFANKSDTIDLSDGFATSKILSHIISGVKSTKEHVRDKAAESLTLIFKNALPKISSADAAKVMDEIVKAFKGTTNPDAKILLAKSLNVINVHDVSGFSKMFSSLLPLAAKESNEGILHALTGTLISQFVSGLRYGYGLPSDEVTKVETQIKAGLSNAKLNLRSIWATQLGNALYRSQEENDDVVSLFKSILPELTKSLEEAISSPLLTVSNKGIACAYVAIAISHKFVQKTEVDSEMLFRKPLNDSSESFSILLSPKVLAKLKESEQKWCLRALIACFDYLKEHSQKFGTSLLYFTISRNVPFDVRMEALDSLRTLMNREGVKTSESILPAIHKVLYLAEGDSQDIADLNLDFKHLAQVLNVVVQQLDPDLAEKNLIDIIVPAHHPKIPVKEEWIGVALRSSLDPGRVVASHADEILDKVLNVLATSDINGDIFKAAKKAFVTIGFVSPEVAMPKIADILETDFDISVLDEYDATTVKIWKANEGDLVVDVLSDKKVKNEDKNSKDYETRKWEENLKKELAQKKGVKKLTKEEQQLVNNQLSEESRIRKELDSKIRTLLRGFHIVQALTSIARPDVFNYGGTRWFLNAVNGMLSVIKHPLSVDIFGEFATSVFIETSKVINYRLGPLKEMTGVAVLRVHEANGIPERYLELPLIELLGKVLFRIKILVDDWFDTLSFIYILPMLTQILIQGRGIALKNSKKRIVTSEFEEEDPQEEQLLLTIDIISSLASSFSDETISRDMILKSLLALMKIPTKAKLAKECFLTVCQHIAVSLTESDIDLLLSNLITPDVFVKTAILQGIDSEFDLSEDLTYSNELWIATHDNDANVADLAATIWEDSKLELVEDAPHRLFKYFGHEDAGLRLTVAKALASAVKFLKEKNGEIFNDTLEKLIILFYEMENPPPPPLDKFGLPITNHASQKDAWEDRSTVALALKQIAPLFESKKSVEDVFYFLVERETLGDKEDSVGQELFEAGIAILEQHGRTHVEVLIPIFEKCLGQKDQGLKKQDRIKERVIILYGTLGRFLDANDDRLRIIVDRLLATLDTPSEDVQYAVSECIAPLVKSIEPKLQDHLDALFDKLWKGQSLAVRQGAAYGIAGLVKGAGIRSLFSNDVMRNIMSAAEDKRSDRIKEGVAFTLDCLSQSLGAKFEPYVIEALPFLLKSLGDSSSAVREAADMTARQIMKNSTSYGVKKMIPLTINHMDDIAWRTKKGSVELLGSMAYLDPTQLSASLSTIVPEIVAVLNDSHKEVRRAAEQALKRFGEVIRNPEIQAIVPDLINAIGDPTKYTDIALDKLIRTQFVHYIDGPSLALIIHVIHRGMKDRSASTKKKSCQIVGNMAILVDSKDLLPYLNSLVAELEIAMVDPVPATRSTGARALGSLVEKLGEKQFPDLIPRLVDTLKDQSKAGDRLGSAQALAEVICGLGLSKLDEMLPDILKQASSPYTHIRAGFLPLLLFLPVCFGSQFAPYLSSIIPPILSGLADTDEEIRETALKAGRLIVKNYANKAIDLLLPELELGLTDSSYRIRLSSLELTADLLFQVTGISGKNELTEEQSSVNRNLVEVLGQERRDRMLAALFICRSDATSVVRAAAIDTWKALVANTPRTIKEIIPSLTMLIVKRCASSDETHRQIAATTLGEVVRRVGANALNQLLPSLEEALVSGDSDAKQGICIALSELINSSSEDALQTHQDVFIRIVRESLVDSSAEVRKAAAQAFESLQNHLGKVVIDEILPNLLNLLESSDNSENALLALQDIMATKADVIFPILIPTLLSPPFDASKAKSLSSLASVAGHALYSRLGSIVNTLLQAVIDTKNTGTPEEQREVEEAFDNILLSIEDDEGVHPIMQQLMSLVKHQDADKRAAVSERLGPFFAKTNLDYSIYVPDMVMQFILALGDKDADVVKGTFEALSSLVKAQDKTMLEKLVKPAHQSLSIAGVRGEELAGFALPKGPSCVLPIFSHGLMYGNAEQRELSASSIAEIISRTPAANLRPFATTITGPLIRVIGERVSSDVKSAILTALTNLLLKIPQFLRPFIPQLQRTFVRSLSDVSNDKLRHGAVNALGVLIEFQPRVDPLVTELVQGTKNAEDQGIKTAMLNALLQVVVKGGNNMSESSKSSVMALVEEEINTVSEKSAVAYARLLGSLSQILSTEEAANILSTKILNKRQHSEDMKFAILSINSFLRDAPKHIFDTGMLDEIVHFIVECSNNSIPYISDNAVIALGKVLLLHGETASPKQAGSDKATSPWQLPEALSSKIVSQLCKCALKPESNSPDTRRLSLVVLRTVGRLKHDVIVTPHLNEISPAVFSCLRDGIIPIRLAAEKAYLAVFNLIEDKDMKEFTAWFDEASKKPITTITGVTIQPRSIGDYTKRVASRLANVERERLQDGGDDEALFSDRIEDENEIWAVGGT; this is translated from the coding sequence ATGGCCCCTTCAGAGGCACAAAACGCATTGACTATCGACGATCTTCGAGAGAATGCCTCGTCAATCCTCTCTGACTCGCTTACGAGCAGGAGGGTGCCGGCTTTGAAACTCATCAACCGGTATTTGACGTCAAAAGACGATTTATCTCTCGTTCAAGACAAACCTTTGGTGCAAACCTTGACCATGCTTGTATTGAAAAGCTACAATTACTATCAGGATGCTGCTTCCAGAACAGAGGCAGCATTGgttcttgaaaatcttgCTCAACTAGACGAAGACTACGCTAAGGCTGCTATCAAATACATCAACGCCATTGCGTTGAAGCTGGCAAACTTGGCCCTCACGGGTCTTGTATCACTATTGACGTGGTCTTGTATGCTtgtagttgttgaaggtCAGAGGCAAAGCGCTGAACTTTCAAAGGCATTGACGAATCTTGctattcttcttgaaaattgCGTGGAAGCTAGCCTTGAAGGCGGGAAGCTGAAGAGCACgcacaagaagagagtgtTAGAAGCGAGCTTGGCTCAAACAAAGAACACATTGATCCAGATCTTTACTAGGAATTCTCCTGACGCGGTTGATCAATTTGTCAAAAACACGATATCTGACTCGACCATCTCACCTTCTGCTGCTACCTTATTTTTGGCTGTATTGGCAGAGGCATTACACGATCTTCAATCTTCGCATCCAGCATACATAGCTCACTTGAAGGAGTCTGAGCTGAGCTCCAGCATtaccaatttttttgctgaGAAAGTTGTCTTGGCCAAGACTGGCCCAAGTGCGTTTGCTATATCCTACTTCACGAAATGGTACCTTGACGAAATTTCAACTCGTGATGAAttcgtcaagaagattcttcCTAATCTAGAAAAAGCAATATTGAGATCCTCAGAGATCGGTTTCTGTCACCTTATGTGCCCAATCTTTGCGAATAAAAGTGATACCATAGACCTCAGCGATGGTTTTGCAACTTCGAAGATTCTATCACATATAATCAGTGGCGTGAAGTCAACGAAGGAACATGTCAGAGACAAAGCTGCTGAATCTTTAACcctcattttcaaaaacgCTTTGCCCAAAATCTCCTCTGCTGATGCCGCTAAGGTCATGGACGAGATCGTGAAAGCTTTTAAGGGCACGACCAACCCTGATGCAAAAATTCTTCTCGCCAAATCATTGAATGTTATTAATGTACATGATGTCTCTGGATTCTCAAAGATGTTTTCCTCCCTACTTCcgttggctgcaaaagagcTGAACGAAGGTATATTACACGCATTGACAGGTACTTTGATCAGCCAATTTGTGTCCGGCTTGCGTTACGGTTATGGATTACCATCTGACGAAGTGACGAAGGTGGAGACTCAAATCAAAGCGGGACTTTCTAATGCCAAGTTGAATCTCAGGAGCATATGGGCAACTCAGTTGGGCAATGCTCTCTACAGAAGCCAAGAGGAGAATGACGATGTTGTGTCACTATTCAAGCTGATCCTTCCAGAGTTGACGAAGTCCTTGGAAGAAGCTATTCTGTCGCCTCTTTTGACAGTGTCGAACAAGGGTATTGCCTGTGCATATGTTGCTATCGCAATTAGTCATAAGTTTGTCCAAAAAACTGAAGTTGACTCTGAAATGCTTTTCAGAAAGCCTCTCAATGATTCAAGTGAGAGCTTTTCCATTCTTTTGAGCCCAAAAGTGCTTGCCAAACTCAAGGAAAGCGAGCAGAAATGGTGCCTTCGTGCTCTCATCGCATGCTTTGACTATCTCAAAGAGCACTCCCAAAAGTTCGGCACTTCTCTTCTTTACTTCACTATCTCTCGGAATGTTCCATTTGATGTTCGCATGGAGGCCCTAGACAGCCTTCGAACTCTTATGAACAGAGAAGGTGTCAAAACCAGTGAGTCTATACTTCCAGCAATTCACAAGGTATTGTATCTAGCCGAGGGAGATTCTCAAGATATTGCTGACCTCAACCTTGACTTTAAGCACCTTGCACAGGTGCTCAATGTTGTCGTTCAACAGCTTGACCCAGACTTGGCCGAGAAGAATCTCATTGATATAATTGTGCCCGCTCACCATCCGAAAATTCCTGTTAAGGAGGAGTGGATCGGCGTTGCATTGAGATCTTCGCTTGATCCGGGGCGTGTTGTAGCTTCTCACGCTGATGAAATTTTGGATAAAGTCCTCAATGTTCTTGCTACATCTGACATCAATGGAGATATTTTTAAGGCAGCAAAGAAGGCTTTCGTCACTATTGGATTCGTCAGCCCTGAGGTTGCTATGCCAAAAATTGCTGACATCCTCGAGACTGACTTCGATATTtctgttcttgatgaataTGATGCTACCACCGTCAAGATTTGGAAAGCTAACGAAGGTGACCTTGTTGTCGATGTGTTGAGCGAcaagaaggtcaagaaCGAAGACAAGAATAGCAAGGATTACGAAACGAGAAAGTGGGaagaaaatttgaagaaagaacttGCCCAGAAAAAAGGTGTCAAAAAACTtaccaaagaagagcagcagCTAGTCAATAACCAGTTGTCGGAGGAGCTGAGAATCCGTAAGGAGCTTGATTCAAAAATCCGGACATTGTTACGAGGATTCCACATTGTGCAAGCACTCACTAGTATTGCTCGCCCAGACGTCTTCAACTATGGCGGAACCCGCTGGTTCTTGAACGCCGTGAATGGTATGCTATCGGTAATTAAACATCCGTTATCAGTTGATATCTTTGGCGAGTTTGCCACCAGTGTGTTCATCGAAACATCGAAGGTGATCAACTACAGGCTCGGTCCCTTGAAAGAAATGACCGGTGTGGCTGTTTTGAGAGTTCACGAGGCTAACGGAATACCAGAGAGATATTTGGAGTTACCTTTGATTGAACTTTTGGGCAAGGTCTTGTTTAGAATCAAGATTTTGGTTGACGATTGGTTCGACACGCTTTCGTTCATCTACATCTTGCCTATGCTCACACAAATTCTTATTCAGGGCCGTGGTATAGCTTTAAAGAACTCAAAGAAGCGTATTGTCACATCTGAATTCGAGGAAGAGGACCCACAAGAGGAGCAGCTTCTCTTAACCATCGATATTATTTCCTCGTTGgcttcatctttctctgATGAGACCATTTCTCGTGACatgatcttgaagtcaTTGCTtgcattgatgaagattcCAACAAAGGCCAAACTTGCCAAGGAGTGTTTCTTGACCGTATGCCAGCACATCGCGGTTTCATTAACGGAACTGGACATTGACTTATTACTCTCCAACCTCATTACACCTGATGTGTTCGTCAAGACGGCTATTTTGCAGGGCATTGACTCTGAGTTTGATCTCAGTGAGGATTTGACGTACTCTAACGAACTTTGGATAGCTACTCATGACAATGATGCTAATGTTGCCGATCTTGCGGCAACTATTTGGGAAGACAGTAAGCTCGAGCTTGTCGAAGATGCACCTCATAGACTCTTCAAGTATTTTGGTCACGAAGATGCTGGTTTACGTTTAACAGTTGCCAAAGCCCTTGCGTCTGCGGTGAAATTCcttaaagaaaaaaatggagaGATCTTCAATGATACGTTGGAGAAGCTAATCATCTTATTTTATGAGATGGAGAATCCGCCACCCCCACCACTCGACAAATTCGGTCTTCCAATAACGAATCATGCAAGTCAGAAAGATGCTTGGGAAGATAGATCGACTGTTGCTTTGGCGTTGAAGCAGATCGCTCCTTTGTTTGAATCCAAAAAATCTGTGGAGGATGTATTCTATTTCCTTGTCGAGAGAGAGACCTTGGGAGACAAGGAGGACTCTGTTGGccaagagctttttgaagctgGTATCGCAATTTTGGAGCAGCACGGTCGTACACATGTCGAAGTATTGATTCCGATCTTTGAGAAGTGTCTTGGGCAAAAGGACCAAggcttgaaaaagcaaGATCGTATCAAGGAGCGTGTAATCATCTTATATGGTACCTTAGGACGTTTCTTGGATGCTAACGACGACCGTTTGCGTATCATCGTCGACAGACTACTTGCGACCTTGGACACACCTTCCGAAGATGTCCAGTATGCTGTATCCGAATGTATTGCTCCTTTGGTAAAGTCTATTGAGCCTAAGTTGCAAGATCATCTTGATGCTCTCTTTGACAAGTTGTGGAAGGGACAGAGTCTTGCAGTCAGACAAGGTGCTGCGTACGGTATCGCTGGTTTGGTGAAGGGTGCTGGCATCAGATCCTTGTTCAGCAACGATGTCATGAGAAACATCATgtctgctgctgaggaCAAGCGCAGCGACCGTATCAAGGAAGGAGTTGCGTTCACATTGGATTGCTTGTCGCAGAGCTTGGGTGCCAAGTTCGAACCTTACGTTATTGAGGCACTTCCCTTCCTTTTGAAATCTTTGGGTGACTCGAGCTCCGCAGTCCGTGAAGCTGCTGACATGACTGCTAGACAAATCATGAAGAACAGTACAAGTTATGgtgtcaagaagatgatccCTCTCACGATCAACCATATGGATGATATTGCCTGGAGAACAAAGAAGGGTtctgttgagcttcttggtTCCATGGCCTACCTTGACCCAACTCAGTTGTCTGCGTCTTTGTCGACAATTGTGCCAGAAATCGTGGCCGTGTTGAACGATTCCCACAAGGAAGTCAGGAGGGCCGCCGAGCAAGCGTTGAAGCGTTTCGGTGAAGTCATCAGAAATCCTGAGATACAAGCCATCGTTCCTGATTTGATCAATGCTATTGGCGACCCTACGAAGTACACTGACATTGCattggacaagttgatAAGGACTCAATTCGTTCACTACATCGACGGTCCTTCACTTGCTCTTATCATCCACGTCATCCACAGAGGTATGAAGGACAGATCAGCCTCtaccaagaagaaatctTGTCAAATTGTTGGTAATATGGCAATTTTGGTCGACAGTAAAGATCTCCTTCCTTACTTGAACAGCTTGGTAGCTGAGTTGGAGATCGCTATGGTTGATCCAGTCCCAGCTACAAGATCGACAGGTGCAAGAGCTTTGGGATCTTTGGTTGAGAAATTGGGTGAGAAACAGTTCCCAGACTTGATTCCTCGTCTCGTTGACACCTTGAAGGATCAATCCAAGGCTGGTGACAGATTGGGGTCTGCCCAAGCTCTTGCAGAGGTTATCTGTGGTCTTGGTCTTTCCAAATTGGACGAAATGCTACCCGACATTTTGAAGCAGGCATCTTCACCATACACTCATATCCGTGCTGGATTCTTGccattgttgttgttccTTCCAGTGTGTTTCGGTTCCCAGTTTGCTCCTTATTTAAGCAGCATTATTCCTCCAATCTTATCAGGATTGGCCGATACCGATGAAGAAATCCGTGAGACTGCTTTGAAGGCAGGTAGATTGATTGTCAAGAACTACGCTAACAAGGCTATTGACTTGTTGCTTCCTGAATTGGAGCTTGGATTGACTGATTCTTCATACAGAATTCGTCTTTCTTCCCTCGAGCTCACTGCCGACTTGTTATTCCAGGTCACTGGTATTTCCGGCAAGAACGAGCTTACTGAAGAGCAGAGCTCTGTCAACCGTaaccttgttgaagttttggGACAGGAGCGTCGTGACAGAATGTTGGCGGCATTGTTCATTTGTCGTTCTGATGCTACTAGTGTTGTTCGTGCTGCCGCTATCGACACATGGAAGGCTTTGGTTGCCAACACTCCTCGTACCATCAAGGAAATCATCCCAAGCTTGACTATGCTTATTGTCAAGAGATGTGCTTCCAGCGACGAGACACATAGACAGATTGCTGCAACTACACTCGGTGAGGTTGTTCGCAGAGTTGGTGCTAACGCATTGAACCAATTGTTGCCAAGCTTAGAGGAAGCTCTCGTCTCTGGTGACTCTGATGCCAAGCAGGGTATTTGTATTGCTCTCTCcgagttgatcaactcttcttcagaggATGCCTTGCAAACGCATCAAGACGTGTTTATCAGAATTGTCCGTGAATCTTTAGTGGACAGCTCGGCCGAGGTCAGAAAGGCTGCAGCTCAGGCCTTCgaatctcttcaaaatcatTTGGGCAAGGTTGTTATCGACGAAATCTTGCCAAACTTGTTGAACCTCTTAGAGTCAAGCGACAATTCGGAAAATGCCCTCTTGGCATTGCAAGACATTATGGCTACCAAGGCAGATGTCATTTTCCCAATTTTGATTCCAACCTTGTTGAGCCCTCCATTCGATGCTTCTAAGGCCAAGTCTTTGTCTTCTCTCGCTTCAGTTGCTGGGCATGCCTTGTACTCTCGTTTGGGCTCTATCGTTAACACCTTGTTGCAAGCAGTCATCGATACTAAAAACACCGGCACTCCAGAGGAACAGAGGGAGGTTGAAGAGGCCTTTGATAACATCTTGTTGTctattgaagatgatgagggTGTCCATCCTATCATGCAACAATTGATGTCGCTAGTGAAACACCAGGACGCTGACAAGAGAGCGGCTGTCAGTGAGCGTCTTGGTCCATTCTTCGCCAAAACCAATCTCGACTACTCCATCTATGTTCCTGATATGGTCATGCAGTTCATTTTGGCTTTAGGTGATAAGGACGCAGATGTTGTCAAGGGAACTTTCGAagctttgagctcattAGTGAAAGCTCAAGATAAGACAATGCTCGAGAAATTGGTCAAACCAGCTCATCAATCGTTGTCCATTGCTGGTGTGAGAGGCGAAGAATTGGCTGGTTTTGCTTTGCCCAAGGGCCCCAGCTGTGTCTTGCCAATTTTTTCTCATGGCTTGATGTACGGTAATGCTGAGCAAAGAGAGTTGTCTGCCTCGTCTATTGCTGAGATTATCCTGAGAACTCCAGCAGCCAATTTGAGACCGTTCGCCACGACCATCACGGGTCCTTTGATTCGTGTCATTGGTGAAAGAGTTTCATCTGATGTCAAATCAGCCATCTTGACTGCTTTGACTaacttgttgttgaagatccCTCAATTCTTGAGGCCCTTCATTCCTCAGCTTCAAAGGACTTTCGTCAGGTCGTTGAGCGACGTTTCCAATGACAAGTTGAGACATGGCGCAGTCAATGCTTTGGGTGTCTTGATCGAATTCCAACCTCGTGTCGACCCATTGGTCACAGAATTGGTTCAAGGTACAAAGAATGCCGAAGACCAAGGAATCAAGACGGCCATGTTGAACGCATTGCTCCAAGTTGTGGTCAAGGGAGGCAATAATATGAGCGAGTCCTCCAAATCTTCTGTAATGGCATTggtcgaggaagaaatcaaCACTGTCAGCGAGAAATCTGCCGTTGCCTATGCCCGTCTTCTCGGATCGCTCTCTCAGATCTTATCCACTGAAGAAGCCGCCAACATTTTGCTGAccaagatcttgaacaagCGTCAACATAGCGAGGATATGAAGTTTGCTATCTTGTCGATCAACTCGTTCTTGAGGGATGCTCCAAAACATATTTTCGACACCGGAATGTTGGATGAGATTGTCCACTTCATCGTTGAGTGTTCGAATAACTCAATTCCCTATATCAGCGACAACGCAGTGATTGCTCTTGGGAAGGTTTTGCTTCTCCATGGTGAAACGGCCTCGCCAAAACAAGCAGGGTCTGACAAAGCCACTTCTCCATGGCAACTTCCAGAGGctttgagcagcaaaaTTGTATCGCAGTTGTGCAAGTGTGCGCTCAAGCCAGAATCGAACTCCCCAGACACAAGAAGACTTTCATTGGTGGTTCTTCGTACCGTGGGCCGTCTCAAGCATGACGTAATTGTCACACCCCATTTGAACGAAATCAGCCCTGCTGTGTTCTCCTGTTTGAGAGATGGTATTATTCCTATCAGGTTGGCAGCAGAAAAGGCATACTTGGCGGTGTTTAACTTGATCGAGGACAAGGACATGAAAGAGTTCACTGCCTGGTTTGATGAGGCGTCTAAGAAGCCAATAACTACAATTACTGGAGTTACTATCCAGCCAAGATCTATTGGTGACTACACGAAGAGAGTGGCTTCTAGGTTGGCCAACGTCGAGAGAGAAAGGTTACAAGATGGAGGAGATGACGAGGCCTTGTTTAGTGATCGTATCGAGGACGAAAACGAGATTTGGGCAGTTGGAGGCACCTAA
- the JAB1 gene encoding COP9 signalosome catalytic subunit RRI1 has protein sequence MHSCSLHELAQHASPYNNKTLKYTLTPDKLSQLSELKLRSLYYKKPDYASISSQPWKSSPKYFKNVFISSLALVKMSVHAKSGGSIEIMGMLTGKVVGTSIVVMDVYSLPVEGTETRVNAQSEAYEYMVQYLDLMKSVGREENIVGWYHSHPGYGCWLSGIDVATQSLNQNFQDPYLAIVVDPVQSSNQGKVEIGAFRTLPIDQESNESSKGKKINTSSKSKMKDFGIHADQYYPLDIELFKSKEDEKCIKMILNKSWASNLIYSQSGLREYNKRLVDRVESLLNDLSFSRDAKDTKLAGSFAASFEMMMHRQARSVNPHQSERIAREVFQEKLGLERGEEAAMGDQFEGEEDDEDDGDDDNGDDEDDDEDDDDDEYDDEEQDSKAGSDDQQDVGDEEASQPMDTDGNQSNEADDGQLEIGNAKKRLHNSEDSRSSLCLGNERQLHSMRKRVATGEVESKLSNELKAKLQKAQSKLREDEIYVSGIGYAELLQLLARRAQRKAFGLD, from the coding sequence ATGCACAGCTGTTCTCTACACGAGTTGGCCCAACATGCCTCTCCctacaacaacaaaactCTCAAATACACATTGACGCCAGACAAGCTCTCGCAGCTCAGTGAACTCAAGCTCAGGTCGCTTTACTATAAGAAGCCAGACTATGCCTCCATCAGCTCCCAGCCATGGAAGTCTCTGCCAAAATACTTCAAGAATGTGTTtatttcttcacttgccCTAGTCAAAATGAGCGTACATGCCAAGCTGGGAGGATCCATCGAGATTATGGGCATGCTTACTGGCAAAGTCGTGGGAACCTCGATCGTCGTGATGGACGTGTACTCTCTTCCAGTTGAAGGCACTGAAACGAGAGTGAATGCTCAGAGTGAAGCGTACGAGTACATGGTGCAATATCTTGATCTCATGAAGTCTGTAGGCCGTGAAGAAAATATTGTGGGCTGGTACCATTCACATCCAGGATACGGATGCTGGCTCAGTGGAATTGATGTTGCTACGCAGAGCTTGAATCAAAATTTTCAGGATCCATACTTGGCGATTGTGGTGGATCCAGTGCAGCTGTCAAACCAGGGTAAAGTCGAAATTGGTGCATTCAGAACGTTGCCCATCGATCAAGAATCGAACGAGAGTTCCAAGGGAAAGAAAATCAACACAAGCTCCAAATCTAAGATGAAGGACTTTGGGATTCACGCAGATCAATATTACCCTTTGGATATAGAATTGTTCAAGAGTAAAGAGGACGAAAAGTGCATCAAGATGATCCTAAATAAGTCGTGGGCATCAAATCTCATATATTCTCAAAGTGGCTTGCGTGAGTACAATAAGCGGTTAGTTGATCGAGTGGAGCTGCTTTTGAATGACTTGTCGTTTTCTCGTGATGCCAAAGATACGAAGCTAGCGGGATCCTTTGCAGCAAGCTTTGAGATGATGATGCACCGTCAAGCACGTAGCGTGAATCCTCATCAGTCCGAACGAATAGCTAGAGAAGTTTTTCAGGAGAAGCTAGGGCTAGAGAGAGGCGAAGAAGCAGCCATGGGGGACCAATTTGAAGGCGAGGAGgacgacgaagatgatggtGACGATGACAACGGAgacgatgaggatgatgatgaagacgacgatgatgacgaatatgacgacgaggagcAGGACTCCAAGGCCGGCAGTGATGATCAGCAAGACGTAGGCGACGAAGAGGCGCTGCAACCCATGGATACAGACGGAAACCAACTGAACGAGGCAGACGACGGACAACTCGAAATCGGGaatgcaaagaagagactACATAATTCCGAAGATAGCAGGTCAAGTCTCTGCCTCGGGAATGAGCGGCAGCTTCATTCCATGAGGAAGCGGGTTGCAACCGGAGAAGTGGAGCTGAAGTTGAGCAATGAGTTGAAAGCCAAATTGCAAAAGGCCCAGAGCAAGCTACGAGAAGATGAGATATATGTCTCAGGAATTGGATATGCGGAATTACTACAGTTGCTTGCCAGAAGAGCTCAGAGAAAGGCTTTCGGGCTTGATTGA